A portion of the Salvelinus alpinus chromosome 33, SLU_Salpinus.1, whole genome shotgun sequence genome contains these proteins:
- the LOC139562820 gene encoding oxysterols receptor LXR-alpha-like isoform X3 — MRFGPLAFLQDYLYRQFSTGGFEWVVGKIILQSELKPGEVFDGAPELQLDCLCSGDDRSSAEMKHEGNLLPLELPHHAGFSSPPQKGPSSPAEKSSPLLMEPSNIKADPAGDMPANTEGQRVKRKKGPAPKMLGNEVCSVCGDKASGFHYNVLSCEGCKGFFRRSVIKSAQYSCKNNGRCEMDMYMRRKCQQCRLRKCREAGMLEQCVLSEEQIRVKKMKKNEEETARTSAVVTPTPVPEVVPLAPEQLEMIEKLVAMQKQCNKRSFIDRPKVTPWPQSQDPQNREARQQRFAHFTELAIMSVQEIVDFAKQLPGFLELTREDQIALLKTSTIEIMLLETSRRYNPAIESITFLKDFSYNKEDFAKAGLQLEFINPIFEFSKGMNDLHLDEAEYALLIAINIFSADRPNVQDHELVERLQQPYVDALRSYIMIKRPNDHLMFPRMLMKLVSLRTLSSVHSEQVFALRLQDKKLPPLLSEIWDVHE, encoded by the exons ATGCGGTTTGGACCATTGGCTTTCTTACAGGATTATCTATACCGGCAATTCTCAACTGGAGGTTTTGAATGGGTCGTGGGTAAAATAATACTCCAGTCTGAACTTAAACCAG GTGAGGTGTTTGACGGGGCCCCAGAGCTGCAACTGGACTGCCTCTGCAGTGGTGACGACCGCAGCAGTGCAGAAATGAAGCATGAGGGCAACCTCCTCCCCCTGGAACTACCCCACCATGCAGGGTTTTCCAGCCCCCCCCAGAAAGGGCCTTCCTCACCAGCTGAGAAGAGCAGCCCGCTGCTCATGGAGCCCAGCAACATCAAGGCCGACCCCGCCGGCGACATGCCTGCCAACACAG AGGGTCAGCGGGTGAAGAGGAAGAAGGGTCCAGCACCCAAGATGCTGGGTAACGAGGTGTGCAGCGTGTGCGGGGACAAGGCCTCAGGCTTCCACTACAACGTGCTGAGCTGCGAGGGCTGCAAGGGCTTCTTCCGCCGCAGCGTCATCAAGAGCGCCCAGTACTCGTGCAAGAACAACGGCCGCTGTGAGATGGACATGTACATGCGCCGCAAGTGCCAACAGTGCCGGCTGCGCAAGTGCCGTGAAGCGGGCATGCTGGAGCAAT GCGTTCTCTCAGAGGAGCAGATCCGAGTGAAGAAAATGAAGAAGAACGAGGAAGAGACTGCACGCACGTCTGCCGTGGTGACCCCCACCCCGGTGCCGGAGGTGGTCCCGCTGGCGCCCGAGCAGTTGGAGATGATCGAGAAGCTGGTGGCCATGCAGAAGCAGTGCAACAAGCGCTCGTTCATTGACCGGCCCAAAGTCACG CCGTGGCCCCAGAGTCAGGACCCCCAGAACAGGGAGGCGCGGCAGCAGCGCTTTGCCCACTTCACCGAGCTGGCCATCATGTCGGTCCAGGAGATAGTGGACTTTGCCAAGCAGTTGCCTGGCTTCCTAGAGCTCACCAGAGAGGACCAGATTGCCCTGCTGAAGACCTCAACCATTGAG ATCATGCTGCTGGAAACATCGCGGAGATATAACCCTGCCATTGAGAGCATCACGTTCCTGAAGGACTTCAGTTATAACAAGGAGGATTTTGCCAAAGCAG GGCTGCAGTTGGAGTTTATCAACCCCATCTTTGAGTTCTCCAAGGGCATGAACGACCTGCACCTGGACGAGGCGGAGTACGCTCTGCTCATCGCCATCAACATCTTCTCTGCAG ACCGGCCCAATGTGCAGGACCATGAACTGGTGGAGCGACTGCAGCAGCCGTACGTGGACGCACTTCGTTCTTACATCATGATAAAGAGACCAAAC GATCACCTGATGTTTCCACGCATGCTCATGAAGCTGGTCAGCCTCCGCACCCTCAGCAGCGTCCACTCTGAGCAGGTCTTCGCCCTACGCCTCCAGGACAAGAAGCTCCCGCCGCTGTTATCTGAAATCTGGGACGTCCACGAGTAA
- the LOC139562820 gene encoding oxysterols receptor LXR-alpha-like isoform X4: MKHEGNLLPLELPHHAGFSSPPQKGPSSPAEKSSPLLMEPSNIKADPAGDMPANTEGQRVKRKKGPAPKMLGNEVCSVCGDKASGFHYNVLSCEGCKGFFRRSVIKSAQYSCKNNGRCEMDMYMRRKCQQCRLRKCREAGMLEQCVLSEEQIRVKKMKKNEEETARTSAVVTPTPVPEVVPLAPEQLEMIEKLVAMQKQCNKRSFIDRPKVTPWPQSQDPQNREARQQRFAHFTELAIMSVQEIVDFAKQLPGFLELTREDQIALLKTSTIEIMLLETSRRYNPAIESITFLKDFSYNKEDFAKAGLQLEFINPIFEFSKGMNDLHLDEAEYALLIAINIFSAGQRSSGMLVWNRAHMQDRPNVQDHELVERLQQPYVDALRSYIMIKRPNDHLMFPRMLMKLVSLRTLSSVHSEQVFALRLQDKKLPPLLSEIWDVHE, from the exons ATGAAGCATGAGGGCAACCTCCTCCCCCTGGAACTACCCCACCATGCAGGGTTTTCCAGCCCCCCCCAGAAAGGGCCTTCCTCACCAGCTGAGAAGAGCAGCCCGCTGCTCATGGAGCCCAGCAACATCAAGGCCGACCCCGCCGGCGACATGCCTGCCAACACAG AGGGTCAGCGGGTGAAGAGGAAGAAGGGTCCAGCACCCAAGATGCTGGGTAACGAGGTGTGCAGCGTGTGCGGGGACAAGGCCTCAGGCTTCCACTACAACGTGCTGAGCTGCGAGGGCTGCAAGGGCTTCTTCCGCCGCAGCGTCATCAAGAGCGCCCAGTACTCGTGCAAGAACAACGGCCGCTGTGAGATGGACATGTACATGCGCCGCAAGTGCCAACAGTGCCGGCTGCGCAAGTGCCGTGAAGCGGGCATGCTGGAGCAAT GCGTTCTCTCAGAGGAGCAGATCCGAGTGAAGAAAATGAAGAAGAACGAGGAAGAGACTGCACGCACGTCTGCCGTGGTGACCCCCACCCCGGTGCCGGAGGTGGTCCCGCTGGCGCCCGAGCAGTTGGAGATGATCGAGAAGCTGGTGGCCATGCAGAAGCAGTGCAACAAGCGCTCGTTCATTGACCGGCCCAAAGTCACG CCGTGGCCCCAGAGTCAGGACCCCCAGAACAGGGAGGCGCGGCAGCAGCGCTTTGCCCACTTCACCGAGCTGGCCATCATGTCGGTCCAGGAGATAGTGGACTTTGCCAAGCAGTTGCCTGGCTTCCTAGAGCTCACCAGAGAGGACCAGATTGCCCTGCTGAAGACCTCAACCATTGAG ATCATGCTGCTGGAAACATCGCGGAGATATAACCCTGCCATTGAGAGCATCACGTTCCTGAAGGACTTCAGTTATAACAAGGAGGATTTTGCCAAAGCAG GGCTGCAGTTGGAGTTTATCAACCCCATCTTTGAGTTCTCCAAGGGCATGAACGACCTGCACCTGGACGAGGCGGAGTACGCTCTGCTCATCGCCATCAACATCTTCTCTGCAGGTCAGAGGTCAAGTGGTATGCTAGTGTGGAACAGAGCCCATATGCAAG ACCGGCCCAATGTGCAGGACCATGAACTGGTGGAGCGACTGCAGCAGCCGTACGTGGACGCACTTCGTTCTTACATCATGATAAAGAGACCAAAC GATCACCTGATGTTTCCACGCATGCTCATGAAGCTGGTCAGCCTCCGCACCCTCAGCAGCGTCCACTCTGAGCAGGTCTTCGCCCTACGCCTCCAGGACAAGAAGCTCCCGCCGCTGTTATCTGAAATCTGGGACGTCCACGAGTAA
- the LOC139562820 gene encoding oxysterols receptor LXR-alpha-like isoform X5: protein MKHEGNLLPLELPHHAGFSSPPQKGPSSPAEKSSPLLMEPSNIKADPAGDMPANTEGQRVKRKKGPAPKMLGNEVCSVCGDKASGFHYNVLSCEGCKGFFRRSVIKSAQYSCKNNGRCEMDMYMRRKCQQCRLRKCREAGMLEQCVLSEEQIRVKKMKKNEEETARTSAVVTPTPVPEVVPLAPEQLEMIEKLVAMQKQCNKRSFIDRPKVTPWPQSQDPQNREARQQRFAHFTELAIMSVQEIVDFAKQLPGFLELTREDQIALLKTSTIEIMLLETSRRYNPAIESITFLKDFSYNKEDFAKAGLQLEFINPIFEFSKGMNDLHLDEAEYALLIAINIFSADRPNVQDHELVERLQQPYVDALRSYIMIKRPNDHLMFPRMLMKLVSLRTLSSVHSEQVFALRLQDKKLPPLLSEIWDVHE from the exons ATGAAGCATGAGGGCAACCTCCTCCCCCTGGAACTACCCCACCATGCAGGGTTTTCCAGCCCCCCCCAGAAAGGGCCTTCCTCACCAGCTGAGAAGAGCAGCCCGCTGCTCATGGAGCCCAGCAACATCAAGGCCGACCCCGCCGGCGACATGCCTGCCAACACAG AGGGTCAGCGGGTGAAGAGGAAGAAGGGTCCAGCACCCAAGATGCTGGGTAACGAGGTGTGCAGCGTGTGCGGGGACAAGGCCTCAGGCTTCCACTACAACGTGCTGAGCTGCGAGGGCTGCAAGGGCTTCTTCCGCCGCAGCGTCATCAAGAGCGCCCAGTACTCGTGCAAGAACAACGGCCGCTGTGAGATGGACATGTACATGCGCCGCAAGTGCCAACAGTGCCGGCTGCGCAAGTGCCGTGAAGCGGGCATGCTGGAGCAAT GCGTTCTCTCAGAGGAGCAGATCCGAGTGAAGAAAATGAAGAAGAACGAGGAAGAGACTGCACGCACGTCTGCCGTGGTGACCCCCACCCCGGTGCCGGAGGTGGTCCCGCTGGCGCCCGAGCAGTTGGAGATGATCGAGAAGCTGGTGGCCATGCAGAAGCAGTGCAACAAGCGCTCGTTCATTGACCGGCCCAAAGTCACG CCGTGGCCCCAGAGTCAGGACCCCCAGAACAGGGAGGCGCGGCAGCAGCGCTTTGCCCACTTCACCGAGCTGGCCATCATGTCGGTCCAGGAGATAGTGGACTTTGCCAAGCAGTTGCCTGGCTTCCTAGAGCTCACCAGAGAGGACCAGATTGCCCTGCTGAAGACCTCAACCATTGAG ATCATGCTGCTGGAAACATCGCGGAGATATAACCCTGCCATTGAGAGCATCACGTTCCTGAAGGACTTCAGTTATAACAAGGAGGATTTTGCCAAAGCAG GGCTGCAGTTGGAGTTTATCAACCCCATCTTTGAGTTCTCCAAGGGCATGAACGACCTGCACCTGGACGAGGCGGAGTACGCTCTGCTCATCGCCATCAACATCTTCTCTGCAG ACCGGCCCAATGTGCAGGACCATGAACTGGTGGAGCGACTGCAGCAGCCGTACGTGGACGCACTTCGTTCTTACATCATGATAAAGAGACCAAAC GATCACCTGATGTTTCCACGCATGCTCATGAAGCTGGTCAGCCTCCGCACCCTCAGCAGCGTCCACTCTGAGCAGGTCTTCGCCCTACGCCTCCAGGACAAGAAGCTCCCGCCGCTGTTATCTGAAATCTGGGACGTCCACGAGTAA
- the LOC139562820 gene encoding oxysterols receptor LXR-alpha-like isoform X1, which translates to MRFGPLAFLQDYLYRQFSTGGFEWVVGKIILQSELKPGEVFDGAPELQLDCLCSGDDRSSAEMKHEGNLLPLELPHHAGFSSPPQKGPSSPAEKSSPLLMEPSNIKADPAGDMPANTEGQRVKRKKGPAPKMLGNEVCSVCGDKASGFHYNVLSCEGCKGFFRRSVIKSAQYSCKNNGRCEMDMYMRRKCQQCRLRKCREAGMLEQCVLSEEQIRVKKMKKNEEETARTSAVVTPTPVPEVVPLAPEQLEMIEKLVAMQKQCNKRSFIDRPKVTPWPQSQDPQNREARQQRFAHFTELAIMSVQEIVDFAKQLPGFLELTREDQIALLKTSTIEIMLLETSRRYNPAIESITFLKDFSYNKEDFAKAGLQLEFINPIFEFSKGMNDLHLDEAEYALLIAINIFSAGQRSSGMLVWNRAHMQDRPNVQDHELVERLQQPYVDALRSYIMIKRPNDHLMFPRMLMKLVSLRTLSSVHSEQVFALRLQDKKLPPLLSEIWDVHE; encoded by the exons ATGCGGTTTGGACCATTGGCTTTCTTACAGGATTATCTATACCGGCAATTCTCAACTGGAGGTTTTGAATGGGTCGTGGGTAAAATAATACTCCAGTCTGAACTTAAACCAG GTGAGGTGTTTGACGGGGCCCCAGAGCTGCAACTGGACTGCCTCTGCAGTGGTGACGACCGCAGCAGTGCAGAAATGAAGCATGAGGGCAACCTCCTCCCCCTGGAACTACCCCACCATGCAGGGTTTTCCAGCCCCCCCCAGAAAGGGCCTTCCTCACCAGCTGAGAAGAGCAGCCCGCTGCTCATGGAGCCCAGCAACATCAAGGCCGACCCCGCCGGCGACATGCCTGCCAACACAG AGGGTCAGCGGGTGAAGAGGAAGAAGGGTCCAGCACCCAAGATGCTGGGTAACGAGGTGTGCAGCGTGTGCGGGGACAAGGCCTCAGGCTTCCACTACAACGTGCTGAGCTGCGAGGGCTGCAAGGGCTTCTTCCGCCGCAGCGTCATCAAGAGCGCCCAGTACTCGTGCAAGAACAACGGCCGCTGTGAGATGGACATGTACATGCGCCGCAAGTGCCAACAGTGCCGGCTGCGCAAGTGCCGTGAAGCGGGCATGCTGGAGCAAT GCGTTCTCTCAGAGGAGCAGATCCGAGTGAAGAAAATGAAGAAGAACGAGGAAGAGACTGCACGCACGTCTGCCGTGGTGACCCCCACCCCGGTGCCGGAGGTGGTCCCGCTGGCGCCCGAGCAGTTGGAGATGATCGAGAAGCTGGTGGCCATGCAGAAGCAGTGCAACAAGCGCTCGTTCATTGACCGGCCCAAAGTCACG CCGTGGCCCCAGAGTCAGGACCCCCAGAACAGGGAGGCGCGGCAGCAGCGCTTTGCCCACTTCACCGAGCTGGCCATCATGTCGGTCCAGGAGATAGTGGACTTTGCCAAGCAGTTGCCTGGCTTCCTAGAGCTCACCAGAGAGGACCAGATTGCCCTGCTGAAGACCTCAACCATTGAG ATCATGCTGCTGGAAACATCGCGGAGATATAACCCTGCCATTGAGAGCATCACGTTCCTGAAGGACTTCAGTTATAACAAGGAGGATTTTGCCAAAGCAG GGCTGCAGTTGGAGTTTATCAACCCCATCTTTGAGTTCTCCAAGGGCATGAACGACCTGCACCTGGACGAGGCGGAGTACGCTCTGCTCATCGCCATCAACATCTTCTCTGCAGGTCAGAGGTCAAGTGGTATGCTAGTGTGGAACAGAGCCCATATGCAAG ACCGGCCCAATGTGCAGGACCATGAACTGGTGGAGCGACTGCAGCAGCCGTACGTGGACGCACTTCGTTCTTACATCATGATAAAGAGACCAAAC GATCACCTGATGTTTCCACGCATGCTCATGAAGCTGGTCAGCCTCCGCACCCTCAGCAGCGTCCACTCTGAGCAGGTCTTCGCCCTACGCCTCCAGGACAAGAAGCTCCCGCCGCTGTTATCTGAAATCTGGGACGTCCACGAGTAA
- the LOC139562820 gene encoding oxysterols receptor LXR-alpha-like isoform X2: protein MRFGPLAFLQDYLYRQFSTGGFEWVVGKIILQSELKPGEVFDGAPELQLDCLCSGDDRSSAEMKHEGNLLPLELPHHAGFSSPPQKGPSSPAEKSSPLLMEPSNIKADPAGDMPANTEGQRVKRKKGPAPKMLGNEVCSVCGDKASGFHYNVLSCEGCKGFFRRSVIKSAQYSCKNNGRCEMDMYMRRKCQQCRLRKCREAGMLEQCVLSEEQIRVKKMKKNEEETARTSAVVTPTPVPEVVPLAPEQLEMIEKLVAMQKQCNKRSFIDRPKVTPWPQSQDPQNREARQQRFAHFTELAIMSVQEIVDFAKQLPGFLELTREDQIALLKTSTIEIMLLETSRRYNPAIESITFLKDFSYNKEDFAKAGLQLEFINPIFEFSKGMNDLHLDEAEYALLIAINIFSAGQRSSDRPNVQDHELVERLQQPYVDALRSYIMIKRPNDHLMFPRMLMKLVSLRTLSSVHSEQVFALRLQDKKLPPLLSEIWDVHE, encoded by the exons ATGCGGTTTGGACCATTGGCTTTCTTACAGGATTATCTATACCGGCAATTCTCAACTGGAGGTTTTGAATGGGTCGTGGGTAAAATAATACTCCAGTCTGAACTTAAACCAG GTGAGGTGTTTGACGGGGCCCCAGAGCTGCAACTGGACTGCCTCTGCAGTGGTGACGACCGCAGCAGTGCAGAAATGAAGCATGAGGGCAACCTCCTCCCCCTGGAACTACCCCACCATGCAGGGTTTTCCAGCCCCCCCCAGAAAGGGCCTTCCTCACCAGCTGAGAAGAGCAGCCCGCTGCTCATGGAGCCCAGCAACATCAAGGCCGACCCCGCCGGCGACATGCCTGCCAACACAG AGGGTCAGCGGGTGAAGAGGAAGAAGGGTCCAGCACCCAAGATGCTGGGTAACGAGGTGTGCAGCGTGTGCGGGGACAAGGCCTCAGGCTTCCACTACAACGTGCTGAGCTGCGAGGGCTGCAAGGGCTTCTTCCGCCGCAGCGTCATCAAGAGCGCCCAGTACTCGTGCAAGAACAACGGCCGCTGTGAGATGGACATGTACATGCGCCGCAAGTGCCAACAGTGCCGGCTGCGCAAGTGCCGTGAAGCGGGCATGCTGGAGCAAT GCGTTCTCTCAGAGGAGCAGATCCGAGTGAAGAAAATGAAGAAGAACGAGGAAGAGACTGCACGCACGTCTGCCGTGGTGACCCCCACCCCGGTGCCGGAGGTGGTCCCGCTGGCGCCCGAGCAGTTGGAGATGATCGAGAAGCTGGTGGCCATGCAGAAGCAGTGCAACAAGCGCTCGTTCATTGACCGGCCCAAAGTCACG CCGTGGCCCCAGAGTCAGGACCCCCAGAACAGGGAGGCGCGGCAGCAGCGCTTTGCCCACTTCACCGAGCTGGCCATCATGTCGGTCCAGGAGATAGTGGACTTTGCCAAGCAGTTGCCTGGCTTCCTAGAGCTCACCAGAGAGGACCAGATTGCCCTGCTGAAGACCTCAACCATTGAG ATCATGCTGCTGGAAACATCGCGGAGATATAACCCTGCCATTGAGAGCATCACGTTCCTGAAGGACTTCAGTTATAACAAGGAGGATTTTGCCAAAGCAG GGCTGCAGTTGGAGTTTATCAACCCCATCTTTGAGTTCTCCAAGGGCATGAACGACCTGCACCTGGACGAGGCGGAGTACGCTCTGCTCATCGCCATCAACATCTTCTCTGCAGGTCAGAGGTCAAGTG ACCGGCCCAATGTGCAGGACCATGAACTGGTGGAGCGACTGCAGCAGCCGTACGTGGACGCACTTCGTTCTTACATCATGATAAAGAGACCAAAC GATCACCTGATGTTTCCACGCATGCTCATGAAGCTGGTCAGCCTCCGCACCCTCAGCAGCGTCCACTCTGAGCAGGTCTTCGCCCTACGCCTCCAGGACAAGAAGCTCCCGCCGCTGTTATCTGAAATCTGGGACGTCCACGAGTAA